In a genomic window of Parus major isolate Abel chromosome 26, Parus_major1.1, whole genome shotgun sequence:
- the PPP1R15B gene encoding protein phosphatase 1 regulatory subunit 15B, whose translation MTPRPSLWGREAPRRRRCRHFLLKPHQDGVETRAGAARRPPSLATHRPATERRSTRSSAPLAALNGLMEHSGRERAGPGLGWARLGLAAAWPKLAGPSAAPAGGSSQASPPFSWLRAVSQLLSPLPGLLQRLLPGAALSSALCPAKAPPPLVLLPRADTSLDWAEEEPPEKRAEGGPEPLAGLWGSGLVRSGLGVLPVDWYVLGMEQGKSHLPQPLRAEGLPEVEFLRSKRLAFLQRWHLPVPDPDHGYHSLEEEQQQQHRGVRPETGEPGGNNGDLGQPGGVPLEQEQLRDAAEEGEALAEEEDEDSETEQNFPISTRPVCANKLIDYIIGGISSGEESEDEEDWDDDDDDEEDDDGFDSEELPSDSDAGSQDGERLHLWNSFYSLDPYNPQNFTATIQTSSSEPGKGMSDMEEEEEQEEEDSWAESSEGSPSSEEDEWDCESADEAENLKLWNSFCSSDDPYNPLNFTAAFQTVEKKGSPLFQGAEKSNSGTSERFTACRVQLEKQNHAGSTDLGQNGEKTAQAKRKKVTFLEKVTEYYISSEEDRKGPWEELARDGCRFQRRIQETEEAIGYCLSTEHRLRVFHRLQQFHSQRTDPF comes from the exons ATGACGCCCCGCCCCTCCCTCTGGGGGCGTGAAGcgccgcggcggcggcggtgcCGCCATTTTCTGCTGAAGCCGCATCAGGATGGAGTCGAAACCCGAGCCGGAGCTGCCCGCCGTCCCCCGAGCCTTGCGACTCACCGCCCCGCCACGGAGCGCCGCTCCACACGCTCCTCCGCACCGCTGGCAGCGCTGAACGGCCTCATGGAGCACAGCGGACGCGAACGCGCCGGTCCCGGCTTGGGATGGGCCCGACTGGGCCTGGCCGCGGCCTGGCCGAAGCTGGCGGGGCCCAGCGCGGCGCCCGCCGGGGGCTCGTCCCAGGCGAGCCCGCCCTTCTCGTGGCTGCGCGCGGTGTCGCAGCTGCTGTCGCCGCTGCCCGGCCTCCTGCAGCGGCTGCTGCCCGGCGCCGCGCTCAGCTCCGCACTGTGCCCCGCCAAGGCACCGCCGCcgctggtgctgctgcccagggcgGACACCTCGCTGGACTGGGCCGAAGAGGAGCCCCCGGAGAAGCGAGCGGAGGGCGGCCCGGAGCCCCTGGCGGGGCTGTGGGGAAGCGGGCTGGTGCGGAGCGGCCTGGGGGTGCTTCCCGTGGATTGGTACGTGCTGGGCATGGAGCAGGGCAAGAGCCACCTGCCGCAGCCCCTGCGAGCCGAGGGCTTGCCCGAGGTTGAGTTCCTGCGCAGCAAGCGGCTGGCGTTCCTCCAGCGCTGGCATCTGCCCGTGCCCGACCCCGACCACGGCTACCACAgcctggaggaggagcagcagcagcagcacaggggtgTCCGCCCCGAAACTGGGGAGCCGGGCGGCAATAACGGGGATTTAGGGCAGCCCGGAGGTGttcccctggagcaggagcagctccgggATGCGGCTGAGGAAGGGGAAGCCTTGGctgaagaggaggatgaggacTCGGAAACTGAGCAAAACTTCCCGATTTCCACCAGACCTGTCTGCGCGAATAAATTAATCGATTATATCATCGGAGGAATATCCAGTGGGGAGGAgagtgaggatgaggaagactgggatgatgatgatgatgatgaagaagatGATGACGGGTTTGACAGCGAAGAGCTGCCCTCGGACTCAGACGCCGGCAGCCAGGACGGGGAGAGGCTTCATCTGTGGAATTCCTTCTACAGCTTGGATCCCTACAACCCTCAGAACTTCACAGCCACCATCCAGACGTCTTCCAGCGAGCCGGGAAAGGGAATGTCGGacatggaggaggaggaggagcaggaggaggaagactCGTGGGCCGAGTCCTCCGAGGGCTCTCCCAGTTCCGAGGAGGACGAGTGGGACTGCGAGAGCGCGGATGAGGCGGAAAACTTGAAACTTTGGAACTCGTTCTGTAGCTCGGACGATCCCTATAACCCTTTAAATTTCACGGCGGCCTTTcagacagtggaaaaaaaaggatcGCCGCTTTTCCAAGGGGCAGAAAAGTCAAATTCCGGCACCTCCGAGCGCTTCACCGCGTGTAGGgttcagctggaaaaacaaaaccacgCGGGCAGCACCGATTTGGGGCAAAACGGGGAAAAAACTGCCCAGGCCAAGCGGAAAAAG gtgacATTCCTAGAAAAAGTGACAGAGTATTACATAAGCAGCGAGGAGGACCGGAAAGGGCCGTGGGAGGAGCTGGCTCGGGATGGATGCAGATTCCAGAGGCGGATCCAGGAAACCGAGGAAGCCATCGGATACTgcctgagcacagagcacagactgaGGGTATTCCACAGGCTCCAACAATTCCATTCCCAAAGGACTGACCCCTTCTAG